One Phaseolus vulgaris cultivar G19833 chromosome 2, P. vulgaris v2.0, whole genome shotgun sequence DNA window includes the following coding sequences:
- the LOC137810121 gene encoding zeaxanthin epoxidase, chloroplastic-like gives MTLTLTCNSLHPSMPLFSRTLFSVPVCQELSLDIWPCASYGSRTAKQWKKLMPIKATVAEAPPDVLKSVAENGGDGVPQKKKLRVLVAGGGIGGLVFALAAKRRGFEVVVFEKDLSAIRGEGQYRGPIQIQSNALAALEAIDCEAAEEVLSVGCITGDRINGLVDGVSGSWYIKFDTFTPAAERGLPVTRVISRMALQQILARAVGEDAILNDSNVIDFVDHGDKVTVELENGQKYDGDLLVGADGIWSKVRNKLFGETEATYSGYTCYTGIADFVPADIESVGYRVFLGHKQYFVSSDVGAGKMQWYAFHQEPAGGADIPNGKKERLLKMFEGWCDNVIDLILATEEEAILRRDIYDRTPTFTWGKGRVTLLGDSIHAMQPNMGQGGCMAIEDSYQLALELDNAWEQSIKSGYPIDIDCSLKSYERERRLRVAIVHGMARMAALMATTYKAYLGVGLGRLEFLTKFRIPHPGRVGGRFFIDKMMPLMLNWVLGGNSSKLEGRPICCRLSDKANDQLHTWFEDNDALERAINGEWMLLPCDEAGSVKPISLSQDETKPCIIGSAQHKDHPGSSIIISSPKVSPLHARINYKDGAFFLTDLRSLYGTWITDNEGRRYRIPSNYPSRVRPSDVIEFGSDKASYRVKVTRSAPRESEKEGTKAYQKE, from the exons ATGACTCTTACCTTGACTTGCAACTCTCTCCATCCCTCAATGCCACTTTTCTCAAGAACTCTTTTCTCAGTTCCTGTGTGCCAAGAGCTTTCACTGGATATTTGGCCTTGTGCCAGTTATGGAAGCAGAACAGCAAAGCAATGGAAGAAGCTGATGCCGATCAAAGCAACAGTGGCGGAGGCACCCCCTGATGTTTTGAAAAGTGTGGCTGAAAATGGAGGGGATGGTGTTCCTCAGAAGAAGAAGCTTAGGGTGCTTGTGGCTGGTGGAGGGATTGGCGGGTTGGTGTTTGCTTTGGCTGCCAAGAGAAGAGGATTCGAAGTGGTGGTGTTTGAGAAGGATTTGAGTGCTATAAGAGGGGAGGGACAGTATAGGGGTCCAATTCAGATACAAAGCAATGCTTTGGCTGCTTTGGAAGCTATAGATTGTGAGGCTGCGGAAGAAGTTTTGAGCGTTGGTTGTATCACAGGTGATAGGATCAATGGGCTCGTGGATGGGGTTTCTGGCTCTTG GTACATCAAGTTTGATACATTCACTCCTGCAGCAGAGCGTGGGCTTCCAGTCACTAGAGTTATTAGTCGAATGGCTTTACAACAAATCCTTGCTCGTGCAGTTGGGGAAGATGCCATTTTGAATGACAGTAATGTTATTGATTTTGTTGACCATGGAGACAAG GTAACTGTGGAGCTGGAGAATGGTCAGAAATATGATGGAGATCTCTTGGTTGGAGCAGATGGGATATGGTCCAAG GTGAGGAATAAGTTATTTGGCGAAACAGAAGCTACTTACTCAGGCTATACTTGTTACACTGGTATTGCAGATTTTGTGCCTGCTGACATTGAATCTGTTGG GTACCGAGTATTCTTAGGACATAAACAATACTTTGTATCTTCGGATGTTGGTGCTGGAAAGATGCAATGGTACGCATTTCATCAAGAACCTGCTGGTGGTGCTGATATCCCCAATG GAAAAAAGGAAAGGTTGCTTAAGATGTTTGAGGGTTGGTGTGATAACGTAATTGATTTGATACTTGCCACAGAAGAAGAGGCAATTCTTCGAAGAGACATATATGACAGGACCCCAACATTTACATGGGGAAAGGGCCGTGTCACCTTGCTTGGTGATTCTATCCATGCCATGCAGCCAAATATGGGCCAAGGAGGATGCATGGCTATTGAG GACAGTTATCAACTTGCATTGGAATTAGACAATGCATGGGAACAAAGTATCAAATCAGGGTATCCAATTGATATTGATTGTTCCTTAAAAAG CTatgaaagagaaagaagatTAAGAGTTGCCATTGTTCATGGAATGGCTAGAATGGCAGCTTTGATGGCTACCACCTACAAGGCATATCTTGGTGTTGGTCTTGGGCGATTAGAG TTTTTGACCAAGTTTCGGATACCACATCCTGGAAGAGTTGGAGGAAGATTTTTTATTGACAAGATGATGCCTTTGATGTTGAACTGGGTCTTGGGTGGCAATAG CTCCAAACTTGAAGGTAGACCAATATGTTGCAGGCTCTCAGACAAA GCAAACGACCAGTTACACACATGGTTTGAAGACAACGATGCACTTGAGCGTGCCATTAACGGAGA GTGGATGTTATTACCATGTGATGAAGCAGGTTCTGTAAAACCTATATCTCTAAGTCAAGATGAGACGAAACCCTGCATAATCGG GAGTGCACAGCATAAAGATCATCCGGGCAGTTCAATTATAATATCTTCACCCAAG GTTTCTCCATTGCATGCAAGAATTAACTATAAGGATGGTGCCTTCTTCTTGACTGATTTGCGGAGTCTATATGGCACCTGGATCACTGA CAATGAAGGAAGGCGATACAGGATACCTTCAAATTATCCTTCTCGTGTCCGTCCATCTGATGTGATTGAGTTTGGTTCTGATAAG GCTTCATATCGTGTTAAGGTGACAAGATCTGCTCCAAGAGAGTCAGAAAAGGAAGGAACAAAGGCTTATCAGAAAGAATGA
- the LOC137810113 gene encoding uncharacterized protein codes for MVDVDRRMTGLNPAHVAGLRRLSARAAAPSSVPVRNGVVSFASLADKVINHLRESGIHVQHGLSDAEFARAEAEFGFVFPPDLRAVLAAGLPVGPGFPDWRSGGARLHLRASLDLPIAAISFQIARNAVWSKSWGPRPCEPEKALRVARSALKRAPLLIPIFNHCYIPSNPSLAGNPIFFVDENRIFCCGLDLSDFFDRESLFRCSEAEPILFKKQRSVSEKSTGVPVSAGFSRRSLDAGGRTPRWVEFWTDAATDKRRRNSSSSSLSLSASSSPERFFEMPRSKVPGWVEEYIGQIGSVLKAGGWSESDINEMVSVSASGFFEGEMVVLDNQALLDALLLKADRFSDSLRKAGWSSEEVSEALGFDFRPEKERKPAKKLSPQLAERIEKLAQSVSRSRHDTWERETG; via the coding sequence ATGGTGGACGTGGACCGGAGGATGACCGGTCTAAACCCGGCCCATGTAGCCGGTCTGCGCCGTTTATCGGCTCGAGCAGCAGCACCTTCGTCTGTACCGGTCCGTAACGGCGTCGTTTCATTCGCTTCCTTGGCAGATAAGGTCATAAACCACCTTCGGGAATCGGGCATACACGTGCAGCATGGTCTCTCCGACGCCGAGTTCGCACGTGCCGAGGCTGAGTTCGGGTTCGTCTTCCCGCCGGACCTCCGCGCCGTCCTCGCAGCGGGGCTTCCCGTCGGTCCGGGATTCCCGGACTGGCGCTCCGGCGGCGCGCGACTGCATCTGCGCGCGTCGCTGGACCTTCCGATCGCAGCGATTTCATTCCAGATCGCAAGGAACGCGGTGTGGTCGAAGTCGTGGGGTCCGAGGCCGTGTGAGCCGGAGAAGGCGCTGCGAGTGGCGCGGAGCGCGCTGAAGAGAGCACCGCTGTTGATTCCTATCTTCAACCATTGCTACATTCCTTCCAATCCCTCCCTCGCCGGAAACCCTATCTTCTTCGTCGACGAGAACAGAATCTTCTGCTGCGGCTTGGATCTCTCCGATTTCTTCGACCGCGAATCGCTTTTCCGGTGCTCCGAAGCGGAACCTATACTCTTCAAGAAGCAGCGATCCGTAAGCGAGAAATCAACCGGCGTTCCTGTTTCCGCAGGGTTCTCGCGGCGGAGCCTGGACGCCGGCGGGAGGACGCCGCGGTGGGTGGAGTTCTGGACTGACGCCGCCACGGATAAGCGGAGGAGAAACTCATCGTCGTCTTCGTTGTCGTTATCGGCGTCGTCATCGCCGGAGAGGTTTTTCGAGATGCCACGGAGTAAAGTCCCGGGTTGGGTGGAAGAATACATAGGACAAATCGGGTCGGTTTTGAAAGCGGGTGGCTGGAGCGAATCAGATATAAACGAAATGGTTTCGGTTTCGGCTTCTGGATTCTTCGAGGGAGAGATGGTGGTGTTGGATAATCAAGCGCTGTTGGATGCTCTTCTTTTGAAAGCAGATAGGTTTTCGGATTCGCTCCGAAAAGCTGGGTGGAGCTCCGAAGAAGTTTCGGAAGCTTTGGGGTTCGATTTTCGACCCGAGAAGGAGCGGAAACCGGCCAAGAAGCTGTCACCTCAACTCGCGGAGAGGATCGAGAAACTGGCTCAGTCGGTTTCCCGGTCAAGACACGATACTTGGGAGAGGGAAACTGGATGA